From Nicotiana tabacum cultivar K326 chromosome 20, ASM71507v2, whole genome shotgun sequence, one genomic window encodes:
- the LOC142174428 gene encoding putative mitochondrial protein AtMg00240 — MCWTFLRRHGCRPVNTPTDPNSKLLSGQRESLSDPARYRRLIGKLNYPILTRLEISFPVTIVSQFMDSPCDTHRNAVVHILWYIKSALDKGSLFEDRSHEQIVRYLDVAWARSPSDRCYASRYCVLLGVFTAFPTAIFNENAQIQCFLVTIMLNGRRKSFSL; from the exons ATGTGTtggacattcttgaggagacatgGTTGTAGACCTGTTAATACTCCTacggatccgaattctaaacttctgtcagGACAGAGAGAGTCTCTTAGTgatcctgcaagatataggcgactgattggtaaattaaattacccCATACTGACTAGACTTGAAATTTCCTTTCCTGTGACTATtgtgagtcagtttatggattctccttGTGATACTCATAGGAATGCAGTTGTCCACATTCTTTGGTATATAAAATCAGCTCTAGACAAAGGATCATTGTTTGAGGATCGAAGCCATGAGCAGATAGTTAGGTACTTAGATGTTGCTTGGGCaagatcaccttctgatagatgTTATGCGTCTAGATATTGTGTTTTATTAGGAG TCTTTACCGCTTTTCCTACCGCTATTTTTAATGAGAATGCTCAAATCCAATGCTTTCTGGTGACAATTATGCTGAATGGAAGGAGAAAGTCCTTCTCACTTTAG
- the LOC142174429 gene encoding uncharacterized protein LOC142174429 — MVEGQPLNEEVHQTFDSIQVEGQSIIEIDNEQALGIQVLESAPVIEVVADKTCTQITKRRSNLKQKESPTTILRENASLDQIKVGSVFDKKKSIINYFSNVEIKGHFEFKVVRSSSTRYSLTCNDNRKVDQRHATSKLISGYIIDNLRDPRFEVTPAFVMAEMQKLHGLDIGYHKAWRAIQHASALIRGSPEENYELLCSYLYMMTSYMFYAYGSSIAGWNHCRPVIAIDATFLKSKYRGVLMISVSKDANNQIFPLAFGIAESENNNSYEWYFSQLRNAIGSRENLIFLSDRHQAIANGIVKVYPESHHGICIYHLEQNLKRRKVKSEVIKLFQSAARVYKRKEFDIYMSDIANVDKKTYDYLMEEPPERWARSCSPQRRYDMLTTNIVESMNSVLLEARELPILRMMDFIQVKLQHWFYERRNKAEGTFYDVSCWVDEELKNIIDLAFTLNVFPVDSWPIEKRNIKKSNFCSHWYLKESWLKTYERQIHPVGHTDSWIVPESVKSQIVKPPDFKVPPGRRQKKRHIPATEP, encoded by the exons ATGGTTGAAGGTCAACCATTAAATGAAGAGGTGCATCAAACATTTGAttctattcaagtagaaggacaaAGCATTATAGAGATTGACAACGAACAAGCTTTGGGTATTCAAGTCTTAGAGAGTGCACCGGTAATCGAAGTAGTTGCTGACAAAACCTGCACTCAAATAACTAAACGAAGatcaaatttgaaacaaaaagaatccccaactacgATATTAAGAGAAAATGCTTCTTTGGATCAAATAAAAGTCGGATCAGTATTTGACAAGAAGAAGagcataattaattatttttctaatgtAGAAATCAAAGGACATTTTGAATTCAAAGTTGTTAGATCAAGCTCAACAAGATATTCGTTGACATGCAATGATAATAG GAAAGTAGATCAAAGGCATGCTACTTCAAAGTTGATTAGTGGTTACATTATCGATAATCTTCGGGACCCAAGATTTGAAGTTACACCAGCTTTTGTCATGGCAGAGATGCAAAAATTGCATGGACTAGACATTGGATATCACAAGGCGTGGCGTGCTATTCAACATGCTTCCGCTTTAATAAGAGGAAGTCCCGAAGAAAATTATGAATTATTGTgttcatacttgtatatgatGACAA GTTATATGTTTTACGCATATGGATCATCGATAGCTGGTTGGAATCATTGTAGACCAGTGATTGCTATTGATGCGACTTTTTTGAAGTCAAAATATCgtggtgttttaatgatttcagTTTCAAAAGATGCAAATAACCAAATTTTCCCATTAGCCTTTGGAATAGCAGAATCTGAAAACAACAATTCCTATGAGTGGTACTTTAGTCAGCTTCGCAATGCAATTGGGAGCCGTgagaatttgatttttttatcaGACAGGCATCAAGCTATTGCAAATGGCATTGTAAAGGTATATCCTGAAAGCCATCATGGGATTTGCATCTATCATTTGGAGCAAAACCTAAAGCGAAGAAAGGTGAAAAGTGAGGTCATAAAACTTTTCCAAAGTGCTGCAAGAGTATACAAGCGTAAAGAATTTGACATATACATGTCAGATATTGCAAATGTAGATAAGAAAACTTATGACTACTTGATGGAAGAACCACCGGAAAGATGGGCACGTTCTTGTAGTCCACAACGAAGAtatgacatgctcacaacaaaTATAGTTGAGTCGATGAATTCAGTGCTATTAGAAGCAAGGGAGCTGCCTATACTAAGAATGATGGATTTCATTCAAGTGAAGCTACAACATTGgttttatgaaagaagaaataaagcaGAAGGAACATTTTATGATGTTTCTTGTTGGGTAGATGAGGAATTAAAGAACATAATAGATTTAGCATTTACTTTGAAC GTCTTCCCTGTTGATTCATGGC CTATCGAGAAGAGAAACATCAAGAAGTCTAACTTTTGTTCGCACTGGTACTTAAAGGAATCTTGGCTGAAAACATATGAAAGACAAATACATCCTGTAGGACATACTGATTCATGGATTGTACCAGAGAGTGTTAAGTCACAAATTGTTAAACCTCCAGATTTCAAAGTGCCACCAGGTAGAAGGCAAAAGAAAAGACATATTCCTGCTACCGAGCCATAA
- the LOC107781673 gene encoding NAC domain-containing protein 100-like isoform X2 → MENFLGPGVKEEDQQLQLPPGFRFHPTNEELITHYLSKKVVDNNFFAIAIGEVDMNKVEPWDLPWKAKMGEKEWYFFCVRDKKYPTGLRTNRATAAGYWKATGKDKEIFRGKSLVGMKKTLVFYRGRAPKGERTNWVIHEYRLEGILSLQNLPKTTKNDWVISRVFYKSTGGNKVHISGLMRLNSTETEMGNSVLPTLSDSESSHVHCFSNLVTAQKSQKEMTNYFNNSSIPSLPKKFALNQTLPPQATLLNPGSFPMQDPPSLRSLYQNYGQNMVQNLKKEKEIVSVSQETGVSTDMNNEFSSSAAVVGPQYLDYLWNY, encoded by the exons ATGGAGAATTTTCTTGGACCTGGTGTTAAGGAGGAGGATCAGCAGCTACAGTTGCCTCCAGGATTCAGATTCCATCCTACAAATGAAGAGCTGATAACTCATTATTTGTCTAAGAAAGTTGTGGATAACAACTTTTTTGCTATTGCTATTGGAGAAGTTGACATGAACAAGGTTGAACCTTGGGACCTACCAT GGAAGGCAAAAATGGGAGAAAAGGAATGGTATTTTTTTTGTGTGAGAGACAAGAAGTACCCAACAGGGCTGAGGACAAATAGGGCTACTGCTGCAGGTTACTGGAAAGCCACTGGAAAAGACAAGGAGATATTCAGAGGAAAATCTTTGGTTGGCATGAAAAAAACTCTGGTTTTCTATAGAGGGAGAGCACCCAAAGGAGAGAGGACAAATTGGGTCATTCATGAATATAGACTAGAGGGAATATTGTCTCTTCAAAACCTGCCCAAGACAACAAAG AATGACTGGGTCATTAGCAGAGTATTTTATAAGAGCACTGGTGGAAACAAAGTCCATATTTCAGGACTTATGAGATTGAATTCAACTGAAACTGAAATGGGAAATTCTGTTTTGCCAACATTGTCAGATTCTGAATCCAGTCACGTGCACTGCTTCTCCAATTTAGTTACTGCTCAAAAGAGCCAAAAAGAAATGACCAATTATTTCAACAATTCTTCTATCCCTTCTCTTCCAAAAAAATTTGCCTTGAACCAAACTTTACCACCTCAAGCTACCTTACTAAATCCTGGTTCATTTCCCATGCAAGATCCTCCAAGCCTTAGGAGTTTATACCAGAATTATGGTCAGAATATGGTGCAGAATttgaagaaggagaaagagataGTAAGTGTATCACAAGAAACAGGAGTGAGCACTGATATGAATAATGAATTCTCCTCATCAGCTGCTGTTGTTGGACCACAGTATCTTGACTATCTTTGGAATTACTGA
- the LOC107781673 gene encoding NAC domain-containing protein 100-like isoform X1 — protein sequence MENFLGPGVKEEDQQLQLPPGFRFHPTNEELITHYLSKKVVDNNFFAIAIGEVDMNKVEPWDLPWKAKMGEKEWYFFCVRDKKYPTGLRTNRATAAGYWKATGKDKEIFRGKSLVGMKKTLVFYRGRAPKGERTNWVIHEYRLEGILSLQNLPKTTKQNDWVISRVFYKSTGGNKVHISGLMRLNSTETEMGNSVLPTLSDSESSHVHCFSNLVTAQKSQKEMTNYFNNSSIPSLPKKFALNQTLPPQATLLNPGSFPMQDPPSLRSLYQNYGQNMVQNLKKEKEIVSVSQETGVSTDMNNEFSSSAAVVGPQYLDYLWNY from the exons ATGGAGAATTTTCTTGGACCTGGTGTTAAGGAGGAGGATCAGCAGCTACAGTTGCCTCCAGGATTCAGATTCCATCCTACAAATGAAGAGCTGATAACTCATTATTTGTCTAAGAAAGTTGTGGATAACAACTTTTTTGCTATTGCTATTGGAGAAGTTGACATGAACAAGGTTGAACCTTGGGACCTACCAT GGAAGGCAAAAATGGGAGAAAAGGAATGGTATTTTTTTTGTGTGAGAGACAAGAAGTACCCAACAGGGCTGAGGACAAATAGGGCTACTGCTGCAGGTTACTGGAAAGCCACTGGAAAAGACAAGGAGATATTCAGAGGAAAATCTTTGGTTGGCATGAAAAAAACTCTGGTTTTCTATAGAGGGAGAGCACCCAAAGGAGAGAGGACAAATTGGGTCATTCATGAATATAGACTAGAGGGAATATTGTCTCTTCAAAACCTGCCCAAGACAACAAAG CAGAATGACTGGGTCATTAGCAGAGTATTTTATAAGAGCACTGGTGGAAACAAAGTCCATATTTCAGGACTTATGAGATTGAATTCAACTGAAACTGAAATGGGAAATTCTGTTTTGCCAACATTGTCAGATTCTGAATCCAGTCACGTGCACTGCTTCTCCAATTTAGTTACTGCTCAAAAGAGCCAAAAAGAAATGACCAATTATTTCAACAATTCTTCTATCCCTTCTCTTCCAAAAAAATTTGCCTTGAACCAAACTTTACCACCTCAAGCTACCTTACTAAATCCTGGTTCATTTCCCATGCAAGATCCTCCAAGCCTTAGGAGTTTATACCAGAATTATGGTCAGAATATGGTGCAGAATttgaagaaggagaaagagataGTAAGTGTATCACAAGAAACAGGAGTGAGCACTGATATGAATAATGAATTCTCCTCATCAGCTGCTGTTGTTGGACCACAGTATCTTGACTATCTTTGGAATTACTGA